The Papio anubis isolate 15944 chromosome 1, Panubis1.0, whole genome shotgun sequence genome window below encodes:
- the GJA5 gene encoding gap junction alpha-5 protein: MGDWSFLGEFLEEVHKHSTVVGKVWLTVLFIFRMLVLGTAAESSWGDEQADFRCDTIQPGCQNVCYDQAFPISHIRYWVLQIIFVSTPSLVYMGHAMHTVRMQEKRKLREAERAKEVQRSGSYEYPVAEKAELSCWEEGNGRIVLQGSLLNTYVCSILIRTTMEVGFIVGQYLIYGIFLTTLHVCRRSPCPHPVNCYVSRPTEKNVFIVFMLAVAALSLLLSLAELYHLGWKKIRQRFVKPRQHVAKCQLSGPSVSMVQSCTPPPDFNQCLENGPGGKFFNPFSNNMASQQNTDNLATEQVRGQEQTPGEGFIQVRYGQKPEVPNGVSPGHRLPHGYHSDKRRLSKASSKARSDDLSV; this comes from the coding sequence ATGGGCGATTGGAGCTTCCTGGGAGAATTCCTGGAGGAAGTACACAAGCACTCGACCGTAGTAGGCAAGGTCTGGCTCACTGTCCTTTTCATATTCCGGATGCTCGTGCTGGGCACAGCTGCTGAGTCTTCCTGGGGGGATGAGCAGGCTGATTTCCGGTGTGATACGATTCAGCCTGGCTGCCAGAACGTCTGCTACGACCAAGCTTTCCCCATCTCCCACATTCGCTACTGGGTGCTCCAGATCATCTTCGTCTCCACGCCCTCTCTGGTGTACATGGGCCACGCCATGCACACTGTGCGCATGCAGGAGAAGCGCAAGCTACGGGAGGCCGAGAGGGCCAAAGAGGTCCAGCGCTCTGGCTCTTACGAGTACCCGGTGGCTGAGAAAGCAGAACTGTCCTGCTgggaggaagggaatggaaggatTGTCCTCCAGGGCTCTCTGCTCAACACCTATGTGTGCAGCATCCTGATCCGCACCACCATGGAGGTGGGCTTCATTGTGGGCCAGTACCTCATCTACGGAATCTTCCTGACCACCCTGCACGTCTGCCGCAGGAGTCCCTGTCCCCACCCGGTCAACTGTTACGTATCCCGGCCCACAGAGAAGAACGTCTTCATTGTCTTTATGCTGGCTGTGGCTGCACTGTCCCTCCTCCTTAGCCTAGCTGAGCTCTACCACCTGGGCTGGAAGAAGATTAGACAGCGATTTGTCAAGCCGCGGCAGCACGTGGCTAAGTGCCAGCTTTCTGGCCCCTCTGTGAGCATGGTCCAGAGTTGCACACCACCCCCCGACTTTAATCAGTGCCTGGAGAATGGCCCTGGGGGAAAATTCTTCAATCCCTTCAGCAATAATATGGCCTCCCAACAAAACACAGACAACCTGGCCACTGAGCAAGTGCGAGGTCAGGAGCAGACTCCTGGGGAAGGTTTCATCCAGGTTCGTTATGGCCAGAAGCCTGAGGTGCCCAATGGAGTCTCACCAGGTCACCGCCTTCCCCATGGCTATCATAGCGACAAGCGACGTCTTAGTAAGGCCAGCAGCAAGGCCAGGTCAGATGACCTATCTGTGTGA